A genomic window from Megalobrama amblycephala isolate DHTTF-2021 linkage group LG2, ASM1881202v1, whole genome shotgun sequence includes:
- the rgs2 gene encoding regulator of G-protein signaling 2 translates to MRNSTSDSSKEPLIYFGDPDTTAEESEIKKTKWTSRMLFKTFPMRESHRATPQRKSHGPTAEEVTRWAQSLDNLLSCKYGIIALRLFMKSEHCEENMEFWLACEEFRKIRSRSKLRSRAKTIYEEFIKAESPKEINLDFHTKESLHQSLLIPTQSSFKAAQSRVYFLIEHNSYPRFMDSELYRQLCRIAAGEQ, encoded by the exons ATGAGAAATTCCACATCAGATTCGAGCAAGGAGCCCTTGATCTACTTCGGGGACCCTGATACGACTGCAGAAGAGAGCGAAATAAA GAAAACAAAATGGACATCAAGAATGCTGTTCAAGACGTTTCCCATGAGAGAATCACACCGAGCCACGCCACAGAGAAAATCACACGG GCCAACTGCTGAAGAAGTCACTCGATGGGCACAATCTCTGGACAACTTATTGAGCTGCAAAT ATGGAATAATTGCTTTGCGACTTTTCATGAAGTCTGAACACTGCGAGGAGAATATGGAGTTCTGGTTGGCCTGCGAAGAGTTTCGAAAGATCAGGTCGAGATCAAAACTCAGATCGAGGGCAAAAACAATATACGAAGAATTCATCAAGGCAGAGTCTCCAAAGGAG ATCAACTTGGACTTCCACACCAAGGAGTCCCTCCATCAAAGCCTTCTGATCCCAACACAGTCTAGTTTCAAAGCAGCCCAGAGCAGAGTTTACTTCTTGATTGAGCACAACTCGTACCCGCGGTTCATGGACTCTGAACTCTACCGTCAACTATGCAGAATTGCTGCAGGAGAGCAATAA